The stretch of DNA NNNNNNNNNNNNNNNNNNNNNNNNNNNNNNNNNNNNNNNNNNNNNNNNNNNNNNNNNNNNNNNNNNNNNNNNNNNNNNNNNNNNNNNNNNNNNNNNNNNNNNNNNNNNNNNNNNNNNNNNNNNNNNNNNNNNNNNNNNNNNNNNNNNNNNNNNNNNNNNNNNNNNNNNNNNNNNNNNNNNNNNNNNNNNNNNNNNNNNNNNNNNNNNNNNNNNNNNNNNNNNNNNNNNNNNNNNNNNNNNNNNNNNNNNNNNNNNNNNNNNNNNNNNNNNNNNNNNNNNNNNNNNNNNNNNNNNNNNNNNNNNNNNNNNNNNNNNNNNNNNNNNNNNNNNNNNNNNNNNNNNNNNNNNNNNNNNNNNNNNNNNNNNNNNNNNNNNNNNNNNNNNNNNNNNNNNNNNNNNNNNNNNNNNNNNNNNNNNNNNNNNNNNNNNNNNNNNNNNNNNNNNNNNNNNNNNNNNNNNNNNNNNNNNNNNNNNNNNNNNNNNNNNNNNNNNNNNNNNNNNNNNNNNNNNNNNNNNNNNNNNNNNNNNNNNNNNNNNNNNNNNNNNNNNNNNNNNNNNNNNNNNNNNNNNNNNNNNNNNNNNNNNNNNNNNNNNNNNNNNNNNNNNNNNNNNNNNNNNNNNNNNNNNNNNNNNNNNNNNNNNNNNNNNNNNNNNNNNNNNNNNNNNNNNNNNNNNNNNNNNNNNNNNNNNNNNNNNNNNNNNNNNNNNNNNNNNNNNNNNNNNNNNNNNNNNNNNNNNNNNNNNNNNNNNNNNNNNNNNNNNNNNNNNNNNNNNNNNNNNNNNNNNNNNNNNNNNNNNNNNNNNNNNNNNNNNNNNNNNNNNNNNNNNNNNNNNNNNNNNNNNNNNNNNNNNNNNNNNNNNNNNNNNNNNNNNNNNNNNNNNNNNNNNNNNNNNNNNNNNNNNNNNNNNNNNNNNNNNNNNNNNNNNNNNNNNNNNNNNNNNNNNNNNNNNNNNNNNNNNNNNNNNNNNNNNNNNNNNNNNNCGAGGATCCTTAGATAAGCTTCCATgtcattcctcttgcggatcgcagactccaacttttcgttcaggacgaccttatccttcttcaggctggtcacttcgcggttagcttcattaagacaagatgtCAGTCTAGTCACCTCTCCTTCAAGCGTTCCGACTGAAGCAAGCTTATTGTCTGCGAGAACGGTTTTgtcttgggctgctttttgcgcggaggcgaggtccgagtccttcttgtccagagccaacttcattttctttgcaaaagaaataatcgaatcaaaaaagagatcaaagagatatattgaagttcagtcggcaatcagttaccttccataccagcggcctcgtcttgagcttttttcagattttgctgagccaattccaagtctaagttgagttgcctctgcttctcttcgagttcggcaaacttggagataagagtacaagacttctgcaggAAGCAAGAGATAGATCAATCGATAGGTTCGAAGGCAGTTCatttccgagtgaataaaacctaaagaagtgGACAACAAGCTGTTCAGACctcagtcgactgccagcagtcgacctcggtctcggggactacacccagtgggtgcacttggcgtgcccccaccaattctgatcccactcgaccggcccgccggagtcgagtgcaaggagtaaaaaaagagagagaaagagcaATTGCATCGTCaagaaagaagaactcagaccacagtcaactgccagcagtcgaccgcggcctcggggactacacccagtggatgcacttggcatgcccccaccgattctgatcccactcgcccagaccgagtggaagagcgaaACTACCAAAAATGACAgcaacacccagtgggtgctctaaTTCAACGCGAACAACAGGAGATTGTGCAGAAGAAGATTTTTCGAGAATAAAAATAGTCGGAAAGTCTACTCACATGGACGTTGGCCCGAAGGGCGGCACTAGCATCGTAGGCAGCCTAACTGCTCTCGTGCACtatcttcacccgctccatcatcatatCAGCCTGTCGGATGGCTTTCGCAGCCACTTCCGACTAGTTGTCTGggacggggtagctggtgaaaaaaTCTGCAGATGACCCAGGTGCGGCTGCTTGAGGCTCCGTGGTGTGGAGTTGGATGGTTGAAGGAACCACAGGCGCGGTCGACCGCGTGGGATGCCCACTCGGCAAGGGTGCAGCGAACATCACAGTGGCCCTGCCCGCGTCTTCAGCTTGACAGACGGGAGGCATTGCAGTTGGTTCTTGCCGAGCCACCCTGCCAGCTGttaccttcttgctcttcctagGCTTAGGAGCCACATATTCATCGTCGTCCGGAAGGTCAAtgatgttgggtggagctgcaagatagaacattcgaccccaagtgaaccactcGACCCTAAAAGGATCAAGAATCGAAATCGTAAGAGTTCATACCTGGGTTAGAGGTTACCGCATCCTCCATTTCCTCGTCCTGGTACTGGTATGAAGAGGTCCCtgacgtagcagcactgcaaaggcCCGCATTCAATCGGTTACACCCAGTTAATCGAATCCACATAAAGGACAAGTCAGATGGTTACCCGGAGGTAGTAGGAACGGTCACTTTGATCTGAGGCAAAGCTTTGGGCGGTTTGGAAGAGATGGCTTTCGGCACTTTCGGTGCTGGAAGCGGCGCGACCTTGGATTGCTTTGGAGGCTTCTCAGTCGGCATCGGGGAAGATGTCCTGGGGCACTTCGAGGATTGCCCGATCGGCGCAGCCACCAAGTCCGGAGCGCGTGCCGGGTCATGAGTGTGCTTGGacctcctctccctgcgaggaggcgagtcgacttcttcctcatcggtcgattcatcgctctcctcgtcctcctcggcttctgaatgctcctcgccgctctcgcccccgctcccTTCTTCTTCAGTGCCTGGGtcctgcactccgttgggcatcgagtacatttcaatgagggcctgaaagggtaacaatcaaaagacattcagtcgaccacaaacgggacatcacgtggtgaatcggaaagatacttgataaaacagaaatatacctgctccggctggtgcgagttgtcaaatggaatcaccctcctggatccccgagggttgtctttgttgccagtgattcccctcaaccagttctccaagatatcctcgctaacctcctccgggtggatccgagtggtatcctcgagcccagagtacatccacatcagatgatcgcgcgcctgaagaggttggatgcgtcgaccgagaaagacctccagcagatccATCCCGGTCACTCCGTCGCGGACAAGCTGGACGAACCATTCAACCAGctccttgacctgcgccttctcttctggaactaccttcaggggagcaggcttctccactcgagccaaggaaaaaggaggaagtccagtcgactggccaggggttggctgatccttgcagtaaaagcaagtcgactgccagccccggaccgagttaggaaggatcatcgctgggaaagtactcttgctcctcatctggatccccagaccaccgcacatctggatcacccgcgtcctctcgtcactcgacttgtcctttttgaccgactgggaatggcaagtgaagatgtgtttgaaaagcccccagtgcggtcgacagcccaagaagttttcgcacatggacacgaaagcggccagatagactatggtgttcggagtgaaatggtggagctgagccccaaagaagttcaaaaaaccccggaagaaagggtggggaggcagtGAGAATCCGCGATCTATGTGGGTTGCGAGGAGGACACACTCACCCTCTCTAGGACGCGGCTCGGTTTCGTCCCCCGGGAGCCGAGCCGACTTGTGAGGGATcaatcccccctccaccaggtcgtcgaggtcatCCTGCGTGATTGCCGAGCAGAtacagtcgccctggatccagcccgccggcaggccggacctcgacaaggatccgccccggctggtccgcttgcccttcgccttcgcggtcgccttcttcgcgcgttcCAGCGCCGCCGTCTCATCCTTCCCCATGGTGGCGGATCGAGCTCGAGCGGAGGTCCGGCGACGAGGCGGAAGCGAGAGTGGCGGAGGGATcgggagaaagagaagagagaatgggagcgtgcggagcagaggcctggcccgagaccttttataaggccttccaccgagtggctgactagtggacccaagcgatctaaacaaatcccgcaacagtcgcgcacGCAGtgcgtggcgaaaaaggtggcgcggggatcgaggagacttgcctaatccATCCCGATAACCTCGGTTCCTTCCGTCTGGCGCACTTCCCAAAATTTGAATCCCGCGAGATCCGCTGAGAGCAGAACAACCTGTTAGACTGAAGATAAACACCCTCTACATCATCATTCGGAATTCTACcatgaaagttcactcgacaacaaccaagaatggaccaaggcgattgagaaaggagtcgacgtcATCTCCTCAACTCATTGTTTCAGGACAAGGCATATTCATAGCGCAAAGAGTGGGTCGGAAGTGTTCTCAAccccttcctcactcaaaccctgatccattcgggggctaatgatgaagctatgtacctagggtagggtcatggacctgtccagcataccctccccaaggacatctttacaaagaatcagaagcagtcaaagagaaatcatcatccactcgatcGTGGAGATGCGCTCACTcaaccaccttgaagacactcgaccactagaagatgaggaaccctccactctgcaacggttaggacttaaaccatagcattatgAACCATTTTGACATTTTActgtagacgttaccagtaacgcctttcctttatgagcattgaaccctgtgtaacggaggggagctggggtcctggcgcactctatataagccacctccctcctctgggacaagggttcgcacttttgtaaactcacacacacacatataatccagtcgaccgcctcagggcaccgagacgtagggctgttagttcctccgagaagggcctgaactcttaaaactcgtgtgtacaactactccatagctaggatcttgcctcctcatacctaccccccattctactgtcagtcttagatccacgacaccGGCCTTGCCGGTAATGTCCCCAACGGTGCGGCCGGCTGCCGCGTCCCTGAACGCGCCGAGGACAATGTCGAAGTTCTTCCCGCGCCAGAACCTGCGCCGGGCCCTCCGGTTTACCGGCCGCCAGGGAACGCGTGGAGCTGCTCCCTCGTCGGCGGCGGTCCCATGGTGGGGATGCCGTCTGCCCCGACCCGCCATGGCCCCGGCACCATCACGCCGTACCGGGCCAGATCCTCTGTGTCGCCGATGGTCAGGCTCAGCGGCCAGACGCCGCTCGACCACGCGCCCTCGTCGGAGTCGCTGGAAGACATTGCCGGCGAGGAGAGGGAGATGGGCGGGCGAGGAGAGGAAGAGAGATGGGCGGGGCGACGGAGATGGCACCACGTGGTGAGGGGATGGCGCGGCCTTTTATAGACGGCGGGGGAGGGAGGTGGGCGGGCGAGCCGCCGGTGGCGCGCGCCCCGAGGGAGAGGCCGGCGGCTGGCGGCACGCGCGACAGCGGTGGCGTGTGAAAGCGAGGCAGCGGTGGCGTGTGAAGGCGTGGCGCGGCATCCGTGGCGTCTGGGCGCGGCAGCGGTGGCATGGGAAGGCGCGAGGACGGCAGGCGTGGCAGTCGAAGCGTCGGTGGCGTCTGAAGGCGGGCGGGCGGTCGTCGCAGCGGCGGCAGCCGACCGGTCACGTCAACTGCTGGCCCGAGGTGGAAGCCTGGCGGCAGGTGCCCGGTCGCTGCACACGTGGCAGTGTAGGGCGCGGACTACGAGGCTAGCAGGCGGGCGTCACGAGATCAGCCGCGAGCAGTCGGCGTATGCATGCACGCCGCCATTACTGCACAGCAGTTAATTGCACGACGATACGGCCGTCCGCGCCACGTCCACACGTACGCCCCACCAGTCAACGCCGACTTTTAAAAAAAACACGCCATGCATCTGACATCCTGGGCCCATGGATGCTAACTGCTCGGCTCGGCTCGCGTCCTCACGGCTGCCAAGCGGCTCGGCTCGTCCCGCAGCCGCGTATACGCAGACGCGCGGGGATATCGGCGTGGACGCGCGGGGGTAATTTTTTTTACATAAGACGATCGTGCCCCTGGCAGCGAAGGGGTATGGAGGAATCTCAGCCCTTGATGTGTTTAAGGTGAGTGTACCGAAGCAGAAGTGTTCAGGGTATGTGttgtttcttcttctttttttctttttgcggGGACATGATCTTTGTTGTTTCTAAACAGGTACGAGGAAGATCTGAAGGATTGTGCATTGTGTATTGAGTATGATTCGGGCAAAGGTACGAGGTTGTTGTCGAACTCCCAGGCAGACAATACAAAAATTCAGCTCGTCGTCCTCTCGACTGTGTACTCCGGCCCGATTGAGCTGGAATATGACTTCAAAATGATTGTTACTGAACTACAAAATGAGGCGCTGAACGGTTCACATTGTTGCGCTCTGATCCAGGACATTAAGTCTGCTGTGTCAGCCTTCACCTCACGCAGAATCATTTTCGTGAGAAGGGGTTGCAACGCTCTAGCGCATGAGCTGGCGGCTACAGCAAGGAAAAGGGGAGACTACAGACAAATTGCTGACGTTCCTGCTAGCTTAAGACCGATGATGCTGTCAGAGTGCAACTTGCCTCCTGAGTAATAATTTtgctagcaagatgcccgtgtgtGTTCATTATCAATGTGGTCAGAGAATTTTAAATGACTATATTAGGTTGGGGAGAGAACTAAAAAACGATTTTGGGTTGAAGTCGCATTTTTGTCTTTGTTATTTATGCCATTTACAAAAAAAGTTAGTCCCACATGAAAGTTCTGTATTTGTTAATTTATGAAAGATCTTACATGTGAGTAAATTACATTTGTTTATATTCTCCTGGAGTCCCTCTGGGCACATCTAATAAAGTATGTGTCTCTTGAAAGGTTGCTAGTTTCACATGTGAAGTAAATTGCTTAAAACAACGATATTTGCAGCTAGGATACTTCAAAACTACCCCTTTTGTCAAAAATCATAAAAGACCACCACTTATGCATTAAGTGAATAACAAATCGTAGTAAATCAGACGAGAGCCGTGACTAACAACAAAACTAATGAGTGGAACCCAACTGTCAGGCTGATGGGGAGAAAAACTAGTCCTAGTCAATGTGTTGACTCTCTGAGGTGGACAGGGCCCCACCCATTAGCCACATGTCTTATTTCCCCCTTTTCTTGTTCTTTCTCCGGCCACTCCCGCACCATGTCGACCGCCACAACCGTGCCATGCACCTACGCGCAGCCATCTCCGCTCCCCTCGCCGGCTCCGGCCACCTCACCTGACATAGCGGGGCCGCCCTACaagctcccccccccccccccacccccgcaCCTACGCCGGATCCAGGCACCGGCCACTGGATCCACCACGCAAGGCGTTATGGCGCGCTGCCTCCTCCGCGGCAAGCCTACCACATCGAACTCGGCGGTGCTTCACGAATCGCGGTTTGAGCTGCAGCACCGCCGCGCATAGGGGCAGGGCAGGCGAGGCCTCGGCCTCGCCGGAGTTTGCAGGGGCAGGGGTGCGGGCAGGCAGGGCCTCGGCCTCCCCGAAGTGGGTATGGGCGCGGGGACACGGGGGCTCAGCCTCACCGAAGCGGGCAGGGGTGCGGGCATGTGGGGACTCGGCCTAGCCGGAGCTGGCAAGGGCGCGCGCTGGGGGCTCGGCCTTGCATGTTGGGGCGCGGGTGCATGGCAGCTCGGCCTCGTCGGAGCGGACTAGGTCAGCAGCCGCTGCTGTTCTTTCACGGTCGCGGCTCCTGTGGGAAGGAAGAAGGAGATGGGAGAAGAGAAGGAGAGGAGAGAGGAGCCCAGAGGTGTGGCGGACAGGTGGGACCCCCATCCACCTCAGCAGGTCAAACATTGACTAGGACTAGTCTTCGCCACATCAACCTGGACAGATGAGTCCCACCTGTTAGTTTGCTATTAAACGGCTCATTATTCACTTGGCGCGGAAGTAGTGGTCTTTTGTGATTTTTGGCAAAAACGGTAGTTTTGGAGTACCCTAGACACAAGTATGATGGTTTTGAGCAATTTACTCCACATGTGGGGATCAATGTATTTGTTTATTTAGAAAGAATGTTAGACTCAAATGTGAACTCACCACCAATTTCAATCTTCATAAGTAGGAAAGATTACTATGGGGCTCTCAAAAAATAATAGCAGTGGTCATTCAAATCAACTATAGAGAGCTATAGTCGGTATTTCATAACATTACCGGACAATTGTACATAAACACCATATACCGGCACCCTGCTCAAGCTGCTATAGCGAGGCTAGCCGGCTATTATAACTTCAACCTTAATTCCATGGATAAGATTGTACTCTATCTCTATGCGATGTTGACTTCCTGAGTAATTACCGGGGCAAAGGCGCCAACCTCACCGACGAGCTCCCTGTTCTTGTGCTGCTTCACCTCCTTCTTGTAGTACCCCTGCCCCTGCTCGCCTCCGCCGAAGGACTCCTTTGTGGTGGTAGTGGTGTACGACATGATCCTACCGTCGTTGTGCCCGTAGCTGTGGATGTGCCCATGCCCGGGCCTGCCTAAGTCGAAGAGCCCGTGGGCGGTGTTGGAATACATGGTCCTGCCACCGCCACCGCGGCCTTGCCCGTGCATGCTGGAGTCGAAGCACTGGACGTCAGTGGTGTTGGAGTACATGTTGGTCCCGCCATACCCATGGCCGTGGCCGGTGCCAAGGCCGTGCTTGCTGGCGTCGTAGCACTCGGTGGGGGTGGAGTAAATCGTCCTGCCGCCGTCGAAGCCCTCGTCGGTGTTGGAGTATGGCATGGGCCTGCCGCCGTTGTAGTAGGCCGCCATTCTAAGAGCAGGTGGTGATGCTAAGCTAGCTAGTGCGATGGGTGCAGGTACGTGTTGATACTTGCTTGCTTGGCTCTCACAAATGTGCCGTGGGAGGGGTGTATTTATAGCGTGGCGAGTGGCAGTGAGAGGAGACGACGGACGGTGGAGATGAATTGGAGAGCAAAGATGATTCCATGATCGCCTCTATTATTGAAATCAAAATATTTGGGACTGTAGTTGTGAACATTTCCGGCATCGTTTTGTCGCTGCCGACAGATGTTATATACATATATAGCCTTGATGTGCAAAACTTGCCAAGATTCATTTGATCAAGTTGTTTTCTCTCTTTTGGGAAAGTGTATGGGATAGCCATAATTCGACAACTGGGAGTTTTTTTTTGCAGC from Triticum urartu cultivar G1812 chromosome 3, Tu2.1, whole genome shotgun sequence encodes:
- the LOC125549417 gene encoding uncharacterized protein LOC125549417; protein product: MAAYYNGGRPMPYSNTDEGFDGGRTIYSTPTECYDASKHGLGTGHGHGYGGTNMYSNTTDVQCFDSSMHGQGRGGGGRTMYSNTAHGLFDLGRPGHGHIHSYGHNDGRIMSYTTTTTKESFGGGEQGQGYYKKEVKQHKNRELVGEVGAFAPVITQEVNIA